One genomic window of Malaciobacter molluscorum LMG 25693 includes the following:
- the trpA gene encoding tryptophan synthase subunit alpha → MKKLVGYITASYPENSFTVDLALNMKEAGVDTLELGIPFSDPVADGPVIEKANLLALENNFSLEDLFEVSSKIAPQMDTLWMGYLNPFYHYGMEEFFKKAKDFNIQGEIIPDLPYEEAIAYKELAKKYEQSIISFVAPTHTEERIAKVVKDAQKFIYMVAYAGITGSGKSEDLTQIIKTVKKYSNTPLYIGFGVDEKTCKEKAIGVDGVIVGSAFVKHIVDDSLSYDEKISKITNIAKEIKEKINE, encoded by the coding sequence TTGAAAAAACTTGTAGGTTATATAACAGCCAGTTATCCTGAAAATAGTTTTACAGTAGATTTAGCATTAAACATGAAAGAGGCTGGCGTTGATACTTTAGAATTAGGTATTCCTTTTTCAGATCCAGTTGCAGATGGACCAGTTATTGAAAAAGCAAATTTATTAGCATTAGAAAATAATTTTTCACTAGAAGATTTATTTGAAGTTTCATCAAAAATTGCACCACAAATGGATACTTTATGGATGGGATATTTAAATCCATTTTATCATTATGGAATGGAAGAGTTTTTTAAGAAAGCAAAAGATTTTAATATTCAAGGTGAAATAATTCCTGATTTACCTTATGAGGAGGCAATTGCGTATAAAGAGTTAGCAAAAAAATATGAACAATCTATTATCTCTTTTGTTGCTCCAACTCATACAGAAGAAAGAATTGCAAAAGTTGTAAAAGATGCACAAAAATTTATTTATATGGTTGCTTACGCAGGAATAACAGGAAGTGGTAAAAGTGAAGATTTAACTCAAATAATAAAAACAGTTAAAAAATATTCAAATACTCCTTTGTATATCGGTTTTGGTGTGGATGAAAAAACTTGTAAAGAAAAAGCGATTGGTGTGGATGGAGTAATTGTAGGTAGTGCTTTTGTCAAACACATAGTTGATGACTCTTTATCATATGATGAAAAAATAAGTAAAATAACTAATATTGCAAAAGAAATAAAAGAGAAAATCAACGAGTAA
- the panB gene encoding 3-methyl-2-oxobutanoate hydroxymethyltransferase gives MSIIKNDYEKMTITKIKKAKNNKKLTMITAYDALFSNLFKDIADFILVGDSLNMSFAGKQDTLSATLEQMIYHTDAVCNGAPDAFVITDMPFGTYNNEKEALENAVKIYQKTNAAAVKIEGGENRAHIVKHLTSNSIAVVGHIGLMPQYVRSEGGYKVRGKTKEDEEQLLKDAIAIEKAGAFCIVVEGVLSNVAKKITELVSVPVIGIGAGNVTDGQVLVWSDMLGFFDAFKPKFVRKYLDGANLVKQAVNQYRNDVQDASFPNNDEEY, from the coding sequence ATGAGTATAATTAAAAATGACTATGAAAAAATGACAATAACAAAGATAAAAAAAGCTAAAAATAATAAAAAACTTACAATGATTACTGCATATGATGCACTATTTTCTAACCTTTTTAAAGATATTGCAGATTTTATTTTAGTGGGAGATAGTTTAAATATGAGTTTTGCAGGTAAACAAGATACATTATCTGCAACGTTAGAACAAATGATTTATCATACAGATGCAGTTTGTAACGGTGCCCCTGATGCATTTGTAATTACAGATATGCCATTTGGAACATATAATAATGAAAAAGAAGCTTTAGAAAATGCTGTCAAAATATATCAAAAAACAAATGCAGCTGCTGTAAAAATTGAAGGTGGAGAAAATAGAGCACATATTGTAAAACACCTTACATCTAACTCAATTGCAGTTGTAGGACATATAGGACTAATGCCACAATATGTAAGAAGTGAAGGTGGATACAAAGTTAGAGGTAAAACAAAAGAAGATGAAGAGCAACTTCTAAAAGATGCTATCGCAATAGAAAAAGCAGGAGCTTTTTGTATAGTTGTTGAAGGGGTTTTAAGTAATGTTGCAAAGAAAATAACAGAACTTGTAAGTGTTCCAGTAATTGGAATTGGTGCAGGGAATGTAACTGATGGACAAGTTTTAGTTTGGTCTGATATGTTAGGTTTCTTTGATGCATTTAAACCTAAATTTGTTAGAAAATATCTAGATGGAGCAAACTTAGTAAAACAAGCAGTAAATCAATATAGAAATGATGTTCAAGATGCATCTTTTCCAAATAATGATGAAGAGTATTAA
- the ruvB gene encoding Holliday junction branch migration DNA helicase RuvB: MERLVEVEQISFEEDKNEVNLRPSSWDDYIGQEKIKRNLKVFIEASKKRAEALDHILFYGPPGLGKTTLSYLISSEMNSNIKITAGPMIEKSGDLAAILTNLEEGDILFIDEIHRLSPAVEEILYPAMEDYRLDIIIGSGPAAQTVKIDLPRFTLIGATTRAGMLSNPLRERFGMHFRMQFYTHEELAKIIQKAAVKLNKHCEDDAALEISRRSRGTPRVALRLLRRVRDFAEVENEDIIMKERCKYALDELGVNESGFDEMDINLLELLVSNKGKPMGLSTIAAALSEDEGTIEDAIEPYLLANGFIERTARGRVASVKTYEMFRLSYPNSEKLEEGTLF; this comes from the coding sequence ATGGAAAGATTAGTTGAAGTAGAACAAATATCTTTTGAAGAAGATAAAAACGAAGTAAATTTAAGGCCTTCTTCATGGGATGATTATATTGGTCAAGAAAAAATAAAAAGAAATTTAAAAGTATTTATAGAAGCTTCTAAAAAAAGAGCAGAAGCTCTTGATCATATTTTATTTTATGGACCTCCAGGACTTGGGAAAACTACACTTTCATATCTAATTTCAAGTGAGATGAATTCAAATATTAAAATTACAGCTGGTCCAATGATCGAAAAAAGTGGTGATTTAGCAGCTATTTTAACTAATCTTGAAGAAGGAGACATTCTTTTTATCGATGAAATCCATAGATTAAGCCCAGCAGTTGAAGAGATTTTATATCCTGCGATGGAAGATTATAGACTTGATATTATAATTGGTTCAGGACCAGCAGCACAAACTGTAAAAATTGATCTACCAAGATTTACATTAATTGGTGCAACTACAAGAGCTGGTATGTTATCAAATCCTCTAAGAGAAAGATTTGGTATGCACTTTAGAATGCAATTTTATACTCATGAAGAGTTAGCTAAAATTATTCAAAAAGCAGCAGTTAAATTAAATAAACATTGTGAAGATGATGCAGCTTTAGAAATATCAAGAAGAAGTAGAGGAACACCAAGGGTAGCTTTAAGACTTTTAAGAAGAGTTAGAGACTTTGCAGAAGTTGAGAATGAAGATATTATTATGAAAGAGCGATGTAAATATGCACTTGATGAACTAGGAGTTAATGAAAGTGGTTTTGATGAGATGGATATAAATCTGCTTGAACTTCTTGTTTCAAATAAAGGTAAACCAATGGGACTTTCAACAATTGCTGCTGCACTTAGTGAAGATGAAGGAACAATTGAAGATGCAATAGAACCATATTTACTTGCAAATGGTTTTATAGAAAGAACTGCAAGAGGAAGAGTTGCTAGTGTTAAAACATATGAGATGTTTAGATTATCTTACCCAAATAGTGAAAAATTAGAAGAAGGAACACTTTTTTGA
- a CDS encoding AI-2E family transporter produces the protein MKPQHFLIAIGIGVLFFLIQLFDPFLKAIFVAFLLTVATNSLSNTLLNKIKSQTFTSILMTILLAVIFFVPVMYCIFSFANYLNKLDQQAVINNYEQIEQWIMDIPNKYEFVKQQLTLILNKFDIAETIKDMLSIGAYLGKNSASFMMDMVLILVFYFFFTLYGTRISHYIKDLLPLKKEDSNTLFNESSNVMSIVLYSILITAVFEGMLFGFFITNYGYNGFLLGVLYGFASLIPVVGGLIMWLPISIYEIFKGNIYDAIIIICYSIVVISIIADTFIKPVIIKYINQRIVKTPTKINELLIFFSIIAGLSTFGFWGTIIGPAMVTFFISIIQLLKKYNSDVI, from the coding sequence TTGAAACCACAACATTTTTTAATTGCAATAGGGATTGGAGTTTTATTTTTTTTAATACAACTTTTTGATCCCTTTCTTAAAGCAATTTTTGTAGCATTTTTATTAACTGTTGCAACAAACTCTTTAAGTAATACTTTATTAAATAAGATAAAAAGTCAAACATTTACATCAATACTTATGACTATACTTTTAGCTGTCATCTTTTTTGTTCCAGTTATGTATTGTATTTTTTCATTTGCAAATTATTTAAATAAATTAGATCAACAAGCTGTAATAAATAATTATGAACAAATAGAACAATGGATTATGGATATTCCAAATAAATATGAATTTGTAAAACAACAATTAACGCTAATATTAAACAAATTTGATATTGCAGAAACAATAAAAGACATGTTGTCAATTGGTGCATATTTAGGTAAAAATTCAGCTTCATTTATGATGGATATGGTACTTATATTAGTATTTTATTTCTTTTTTACACTATATGGAACTCGTATTTCACACTATATAAAAGATCTATTACCTTTAAAAAAAGAGGATTCAAATACGCTTTTTAATGAATCTTCAAATGTAATGAGTATAGTTTTATATTCAATATTAATTACTGCTGTATTTGAAGGAATGTTATTTGGTTTTTTTATAACAAACTATGGATATAATGGTTTCTTATTAGGAGTTTTATATGGTTTTGCATCATTAATTCCAGTTGTGGGAGGACTTATTATGTGGCTTCCAATATCAATATATGAAATCTTTAAAGGAAATATATATGATGCAATTATAATTATTTGTTATTCTATTGTAGTTATTTCTATTATTGCTGATACATTTATAAAACCTGTTATTATAAAATATATAAATCAAAGAATAGTAAAAACACCAACAAAAATAAATGAATTACTTATATTTTTCTCAATAATTGCGGGTCTTTCTACTTTTGGTTTTTGGGGTACAATTATTGGTCCAGCTATGGTAACTTTTTTCATTTCAATTATACAATTATTGAAAAAATACAATTCAGATGTGATATAA
- a CDS encoding response regulator, whose product MYIDLKELKTITLLYVEDDEMTKIQTVSVFEKIFKNIYTASNGEEGLELFKEHKDSIDAIIADLNLPKMTGLKMAEKIHKISQSIPIIFTTAYTDEDILLKAISLNIDSYITKPIKIKDLTESILKYVKIYREKQNLYDTTKALASEMKTTRKDYDQLKDKLDFLEKKIDFYRFLSEQFIAYIKLDNFGIIQNISSEFINIYKYDKADLVGRPISTISNNSSNIQRMMLEVLKKKEAIGFEERFITKDKEELIFHNIIYPLYENENNYASGYIIYQSLQR is encoded by the coding sequence ATGTATATTGACCTAAAAGAGCTAAAAACTATAACTTTATTATATGTAGAAGATGATGAAATGACAAAAATACAAACAGTAAGTGTTTTTGAAAAAATATTTAAAAACATTTACACTGCAAGTAATGGAGAAGAAGGATTAGAACTTTTTAAAGAACATAAAGACTCAATTGATGCTATTATTGCTGATTTAAATCTTCCTAAAATGACTGGCTTAAAAATGGCTGAAAAGATACATAAAATTTCACAAAGTATTCCTATAATTTTTACAACTGCATATACAGATGAAGATATACTTTTAAAAGCAATCTCTTTAAATATAGATAGTTACATAACAAAACCTATTAAAATAAAAGATTTAACTGAAAGTATTTTAAAGTATGTAAAAATATATAGAGAAAAACAAAATTTATACGATACAACAAAAGCTTTAGCAAGTGAAATGAAGACAACAAGAAAAGATTATGATCAGCTAAAAGATAAACTTGATTTTTTAGAGAAAAAAATTGATTTTTATAGATTTTTATCTGAACAATTCATTGCATATATTAAACTAGATAATTTTGGAATTATTCAAAATATATCGTCAGAATTTATAAACATATATAAATATGATAAAGCTGATTTAGTAGGCAGGCCCATTAGTACAATTTCAAATAACTCTTCAAATATTCAAAGAATGATGCTTGAAGTATTAAAGAAAAAAGAAGCAATTGGATTTGAAGAAAGGTTTATAACAAAAGATAAAGAGGAGTTAATATTTCACAATATTATATATCCTCTTTATGAAAATGAAAATAATTATGCAAGTGGATATATAATTTATCAATCACTACAAAGATAA
- a CDS encoding ferredoxin-thioredoxin reductase catalytic domain-containing protein, with protein MIKKIDMNSEEFQTQFELTKKFTEDVIEKYNFVFNPNEEINESIQQGLTRNQMIYGTRFCPCFMVVGNTLEEQRNNSENRLCPCTPALEEEIPTKGSCHCGIYCTKEYAHKLKKEEELKEASHSQRGLSKEQCEELLSKPVIDSDELEALLEARELDYVDFNLVDNREWMEWVSQRIKGVDYLIPTTSFYQSLEQIEKQKDKHIIVYCLSGSRSAYCQKIMKDMGFKSVSNLQNGVMGYKGEMISGE; from the coding sequence ATGATTAAAAAAATTGATATGAATTCTGAAGAATTCCAAACACAATTTGAACTTACAAAAAAATTTACTGAAGATGTTATTGAAAAATATAATTTTGTTTTTAATCCAAATGAAGAGATAAATGAATCAATCCAACAAGGTCTTACAAGAAATCAAATGATTTATGGCACAAGATTCTGTCCATGTTTTATGGTTGTTGGCAATACTTTAGAAGAACAAAGAAACAATAGTGAAAATAGACTATGTCCATGTACTCCAGCACTTGAAGAAGAAATACCAACAAAAGGATCATGTCACTGTGGTATATATTGTACAAAAGAGTATGCACATAAGTTAAAAAAAGAAGAAGAGTTAAAAGAAGCTTCACATTCTCAAAGAGGATTATCAAAAGAACAATGTGAAGAGTTATTAAGTAAGCCTGTTATTGATTCTGATGAATTAGAGGCTTTATTAGAAGCAAGAGAGTTAGATTATGTTGATTTTAATCTTGTTGATAATAGAGAATGGATGGAGTGGGTATCTCAAAGAATAAAAGGTGTGGATTACTTGATACCTACAACTTCATTTTATCAAAGTTTAGAGCAAATAGAAAAACAAAAAGATAAACATATAATTGTATATTGTTTAAGTGGTAGTAGAAGTGCATATTGTCAAAAAATAATGAAAGACATGGGATTTAAATCTGTTTCAAATTTACAAAATGGTGTGATGGGATATAAAGGTGAGATGATCTCAGGAGAATAA
- the cas2 gene encoding CRISPR-associated endonuclease Cas2, whose translation MAKKQTFNYNYIFLFYDIADEFSDIGKYRVAKVFKICKQYLKHHQKSIFRGNITPSDQIMLETKLKKVIDKDLDFISIIKVQNSGSFAEVVIGNDKKESESIFI comes from the coding sequence ATGGCAAAAAAACAAACTTTTAATTACAACTATATATTTTTGTTTTATGACATAGCAGATGAATTTAGTGATATAGGTAAATATAGAGTTGCCAAAGTTTTTAAAATCTGTAAACAATACCTAAAACACCATCAAAAATCAATTTTCAGAGGAAATATAACTCCTTCTGATCAAATAATGTTAGAAACAAAACTAAAAAAAGTAATAGATAAAGACTTGGATTTTATCTCTATCATAAAGGTACAAAACTCTGGAAGCTTTGCAGAAGTTGTTATCGGAAATGATAAAAAAGAATCAGAATCCATCTTTATATAA
- the cas1b gene encoding type I-B CRISPR-associated endonuclease Cas1b — protein sequence MAKNHTRYIFSMGELKRKDNSIAFRNEKGNFYIPIQDTRELYCMNEVSFNTKFLDFISRAGITLHLFNYHGNYSGSFYPKEQLVSGDLTIKQSMCFIEQRLVIAKAIVEAIAANIYETLYHYFRHGKKELKQTLDWLKNDVKKFLCKDLTIEQILFIEGQIWSRFYDSFKYFLPKDFVMNKRVKRPPDNPINALVSFGNTLLYTKTISSIYETHLNQTISFLHSPREGRFSLSLDISEAFKPIVVFKTIFDLVGKKRLQVTKHFDKSLNYALLNEEGKKIFIDAFETRINETFMHKKLKRKTSFKNCIKLDGYKLIKYIVEGKDFKPFLLKEKV from the coding sequence ATGGCAAAAAATCATACTAGATATATATTTTCGATGGGTGAGTTAAAAAGAAAAGATAACTCCATAGCTTTTAGAAATGAAAAAGGAAATTTTTATATTCCCATTCAAGATACTAGGGAACTATATTGTATGAATGAAGTTAGTTTCAACACCAAATTTTTAGACTTTATCTCACGTGCTGGTATCACTCTTCATCTTTTTAATTATCATGGAAATTATAGTGGAAGTTTTTATCCTAAAGAGCAACTTGTAAGTGGGGATTTGACTATAAAACAATCTATGTGTTTTATTGAGCAAAGATTAGTTATAGCAAAAGCGATAGTTGAAGCAATAGCTGCAAATATTTATGAAACTTTGTATCACTATTTTAGACATGGAAAAAAAGAATTGAAGCAAACACTTGATTGGTTGAAAAATGATGTAAAAAAGTTTTTATGTAAAGACTTAACTATAGAACAGATACTTTTTATAGAAGGGCAGATTTGGAGTAGATTTTATGATAGTTTCAAATATTTTTTGCCAAAAGATTTTGTGATGAACAAAAGAGTAAAAAGACCACCAGATAATCCTATCAATGCACTTGTAAGTTTTGGGAATACTTTACTTTATACAAAGACTATTTCAAGTATATATGAAACACACCTAAATCAAACTATTAGTTTCTTACACTCTCCAAGAGAGGGGAGATTTAGTTTAAGTTTGGATATAAGTGAGGCTTTTAAACCTATAGTTGTGTTTAAGACAATTTTTGATTTAGTAGGTAAAAAAAGACTTCAAGTTACAAAGCATTTTGACAAAAGTTTAAATTATGCACTTTTAAATGAAGAGGGTAAAAAGATATTTATAGATGCCTTTGAAACAAGGATAAATGAAACCTTTATGCACAAAAAACTAAAAAGAAAAACAAGCTTTAAAAACTGCATCAAACTAGATGGATATAAACTTATAAAATATATAGTAGAAGGTAAAGATTTCAAACCATTTTTACTAAAAGAGAAGGTCTAA
- the cas4 gene encoding CRISPR-associated protein Cas4, giving the protein MKINGTLISYFFICKTKLWLHANRINLEDNSEDVRIGKILHEINEEKSKKSEISIDNIKIDKLTRDYLVEIKKSDSDPEAVKWQVLLYLYKLKQKGVERKGKIEFIEKNRQDKKVHYIELDEVNEKELLDILKRIETIINQDTPPQAKFENKCKKCAYYEYCFI; this is encoded by the coding sequence ATGAAAATAAACGGCACTTTAATCTCATACTTTTTTATATGTAAAACAAAGTTATGGCTTCACGCAAATCGCATAAACCTAGAAGATAATAGTGAAGATGTACGTATTGGTAAAATCTTACATGAGATAAATGAGGAAAAGTCAAAAAAGAGTGAGATAAGTATTGACAATATCAAAATTGATAAACTTACCCGTGATTATTTAGTGGAGATAAAAAAGAGTGATAGTGACCCTGAAGCTGTGAAATGGCAAGTTTTACTATACTTATACAAACTAAAACAAAAAGGTGTGGAGAGAAAAGGGAAGATTGAGTTTATTGAAAAAAATAGACAAGACAAAAAAGTACACTATATAGAGCTTGATGAGGTAAATGAAAAAGAGCTTTTAGATATATTGAAAAGGATTGAAACTATTATCAATCAAGATACACCACCACAAGCAAAGTTTGAAAACAAGTGTAAAAAATGTGCTTATTATGAGTATTGTTTTATATAG
- a CDS encoding BRO family protein: MDKIQLFKSKQIRSHWDENSELWYFSIVDVIEVLVKTDRPRKYWSDIKSKLKKEGSELSEEIGHLKMKASDGKMRLTDVATTEQLLRLIQSIPSPQVEPFKMWLAKVGYERIESIQDPEKSIDAALRDYIKLGYSEKWINQRLKSIEVRKELTDEWKQRGVEEGKEFALLTDIISKAWSGNTTKEYKKLKNLKKENLRDNMTNLELVLNMLAEATTTEISKEKKPEGLDESKKIAKEGGTIAGDTRKAIEEKTGKKVVTNQNAKDLLENK; the protein is encoded by the coding sequence ATGGATAAAATACAACTTTTTAAATCAAAACAGATAAGAAGTCATTGGGATGAAAATAGTGAATTGTGGTATTTTAGTATTGTGGATGTAATTGAAGTTTTAGTAAAAACTGATAGACCTAGAAAGTATTGGAGTGACATAAAAAGTAAGCTAAAAAAAGAGGGAAGTGAATTGTCCGAAGAAATCGGACATTTAAAAATGAAAGCATCTGATGGTAAGATGAGACTTACTGATGTAGCTACTACAGAACAGCTTTTGAGGCTTATCCAGTCTATTCCTTCACCTCAAGTTGAGCCTTTTAAAATGTGGTTAGCAAAGGTTGGTTATGAGAGAATAGAATCTATACAAGACCCTGAGAAATCTATTGATGCCGCTTTGAGAGATTATATAAAACTTGGATACTCAGAAAAGTGGATAAACCAGAGACTTAAAAGTATTGAAGTAAGAAAAGAACTAACTGATGAATGGAAACAAAGAGGAGTAGAAGAAGGTAAAGAGTTTGCTCTTCTTACTGATATTATCTCAAAAGCTTGGAGTGGGAATACTACAAAAGAGTATAAAAAACTCAAAAATCTTAAAAAAGAGAATCTAAGAGACAATATGACAAATCTTGAACTAGTTCTTAATATGCTTGCAGAAGCAACCACAACAGAAATCTCAAAAGAAAAAAAGCCAGAAGGACTAGATGAGAGTAAAAAAATAGCTAAAGAAGGTGGAACAATAGCAGGAGATACGAGAAAAGCGATAGAAGAAAAAACAGGTAAAAAAGTTGTAACAAATCAAAATGCAAAAGACTTATTAGAAAACAAATGA
- a CDS encoding CRISPR-associated helicase/endonuclease Cas3: protein MEILAKKIIEDEQIKTQTLQEHTSWVTEEALKLIDDKSLSKISMISGWEEEKILDLIFFSCYFHDIGKATIEFQNTINNGTNSYHSLYSVSVLNQINEFNISGEEDSTINLLLTLCLTHHTLLPYNSNNAYFTFLDSVERVFFNYKDSYKNYLNKECIYDFDFEIEEDIEDILFDIEDDLKYIKENHKLRTLYTYCSGILNFADWLASARFNKSLPKTYFEKLPTKENFKGKLPFDTLRDFQKDLSILSKSVLVEIPTGEGKTEGSLLWAIKNLYDKNSKIIYTLPTQVTSNKLYERVTSLFDKNECGLIHSSSKLYLEKDYEKEHGLVDDFFKSEITFNKNFSKPVTVSTVDSLLKFFINIGRFNIATKNYLNSVVIIDEVHCYDFKLMGFLKRFLELCNEFDVKVCLMSASIPKKIKELLGIENYPIITEKKLFKKKANEIIKMDEELDENFDLIIKKFKENKNILIIRNSVKSATDTYKKLRDDYDIDEDDLILYHSTFKKRDKNQKEKDIFDKLDTKKPFILIATQIVEISLNIDFDVMFTDNAPIDSLIQRFGRVNRKKDETKKGEIYIFKYEKEFPYKSKYLLSTTFDTIKNGYFELGEYVKWLNTVYDKVFENDIKINNEVDSLFKQGYKKYDDVLKELDGIKKSKDNYDLRHIEQSKVDYLLIDDFLDDKIDSKKFHEYTISLPNYYEKKYSYSLQKESFYKVLDLKYNYREGLLIDDNKSCEFM, encoded by the coding sequence GTGGAAATATTAGCAAAAAAAATCATAGAAGATGAGCAGATTAAAACTCAGACTTTACAAGAACATACGAGTTGGGTTACAGAAGAAGCTTTAAAATTAATAGATGATAAATCATTATCAAAAATTTCTATGATAAGTGGTTGGGAAGAAGAAAAAATTTTAGATTTGATTTTTTTTAGCTGTTATTTTCATGATATTGGAAAAGCTACTATTGAATTTCAAAATACTATTAATAATGGAACTAATTCATATCATTCTTTATATAGTGTAAGTGTTTTAAACCAAATAAATGAATTTAATATTTCAGGTGAAGAAGATAGCACTATAAATTTATTACTAACTCTTTGTTTAACTCATCATACACTATTACCATATAATAGTAATAATGCATATTTTACTTTTTTAGATAGTGTAGAGAGAGTTTTTTTTAATTATAAAGACTCTTATAAAAATTATTTAAATAAAGAGTGTATATATGATTTTGATTTTGAGATAGAAGAAGATATAGAAGATATTTTATTTGATATTGAAGATGATTTAAAGTACATAAAAGAAAACCATAAATTAAGAACACTTTACACATATTGTAGTGGTATATTAAACTTTGCTGATTGGTTAGCAAGTGCTAGATTTAATAAGAGTTTACCTAAAACATATTTTGAAAAACTACCTACAAAAGAAAATTTTAAAGGAAAATTACCTTTTGATACATTAAGAGATTTTCAAAAAGATTTATCAATCTTAAGTAAGAGTGTACTTGTAGAAATACCAACAGGAGAAGGAAAAACAGAAGGTTCTCTCCTTTGGGCTATAAAAAATCTATATGATAAAAACTCTAAGATAATATATACTCTTCCTACACAAGTAACTTCAAATAAATTATATGAAAGAGTAACTTCTCTTTTTGATAAAAATGAATGTGGACTTATACATTCATCTTCAAAGTTATATCTTGAGAAGGACTATGAAAAAGAACATGGTTTAGTAGATGACTTCTTTAAAAGTGAAATAACTTTTAATAAAAACTTTTCAAAGCCTGTAACTGTTTCTACTGTTGATTCTCTTTTAAAGTTTTTCATAAATATTGGTAGATTTAATATTGCAACAAAAAACTATTTAAATTCAGTTGTGATTATAGATGAAGTACATTGTTATGATTTTAAATTAATGGGGTTTTTAAAAAGGTTTTTAGAACTTTGCAATGAATTTGATGTAAAAGTTTGTTTGATGAGTGCATCTATTCCTAAAAAGATAAAAGAATTATTAGGTATTGAAAACTATCCAATTATCACTGAGAAAAAATTATTTAAGAAAAAAGCAAATGAAATTATAAAAATGGATGAAGAACTTGATGAAAACTTTGATTTAATAATTAAAAAGTTCAAAGAAAATAAAAATATATTAATTATAAGAAATAGTGTAAAAAGTGCAACAGATACATATAAAAAACTTCGAGATGATTATGATATAGATGAAGATGATTTGATACTTTATCATTCAACATTTAAAAAAAGAGATAAAAACCAAAAAGAGAAAGATATATTTGATAAGTTGGATACCAAGAAACCTTTTATTTTAATTGCAACTCAAATAGTAGAAATATCACTAAATATTGATTTTGATGTAATGTTTACAGATAATGCTCCAATTGATTCTTTGATTCAAAGGTTTGGTAGAGTAAATCGTAAAAAAGATGAGACAAAAAAGGGAGAAATATATATATTCAAATATGAAAAAGAGTTTCCTTATAAATCAAAGTATCTTTTATCTACAACCTTTGATACTATAAAAAATGGATATTTTGAACTTGGGGAATATGTAAAATGGCTAAATACAGTTTATGATAAAGTATTTGAAAATGATATAAAGATAAATAATGAAGTTGATAGCCTATTTAAACAAGGATATAAAAAATATGATGATGTTTTAAAAGAATTAGATGGAATAAAAAAATCTAAAGATAACTATGACTTAAGACATATAGAACAATCGAAAGTAGATTATTTATTAATAGATGATTTTCTAGATGATAAGATAGATTCAAAAAAATTTCATGAATATACTATTTCATTACCAAATTATTATGAAAAAAAATATTCTTATTCTTTACAAAAAGAATCTTTTTATAAAGTTTTAGACCTAAAATATAATTATAGAGAAGGATTATTGATAGATGATAATAAATCTTGCGAATTTATGTAA